The Natribaculum luteum genome contains the following window.
CACCGTTTTCCATCTTGTACGTCGCCGACACCGGACACACCTGCACGCAGGGCGGGTTGTCACACTGCATACAGGGCCGGGGGACGTTCGTCCGCGTGACATCCGGGTACGCCCCGTGTTCGTCCTCCATGACGACGTTGTACGTCACGCCGGGCGGCGTCCGGTTCTCGGCCTTGCACGCGACCGTACACGAATCACAGCCGACGCACTTCTGGAGGTCGATCACCATGCCCCATTTCTCGTCGATCCCGCCCTCGCTTTCCTCGACCGCCGTCACCTCGAGCGACTCGGCGACGCGTTCCATCGAGCCGACCGAACACGACAGCGACTCGGCGACCTCGTCGTCGATCGTCTGCTCGCGGTGATCGACGGCGGGATTCGGCGTCTCGCGGTAGTCGTCGCCGAACTCCGCGGCGGCCGCGCGGTCGTACTTCTGCCAGTACGCCTCGCTCGACAGTTCGCCGCGACCGACGCGGCGCGCGTCCTCGGCCATCGCAATACCGAGGTCGGTCCGATACGCCGTCTTCTCGAGTTCGTCGCGCGGGTCCAGCGCCTCCCGGTCTACCATGGCGTCGAGTGCCTCCCGGCTGGGGTCGTCCGGGACGCTCGGCAGCGGCTCGTCGGTGCCGCTCATCGCGACCCACCGGCCGTCGGCCGAACCCGTACCCACTGTTTCGAAGTCATACAGGTACAGAGAGGGTCCCCAGGAGGCTGAGCGGACTACCGATACTGTTGGGCACGCTCGCAGGCGCAGCGTACCCACGACGGTCGGATACCGATACTGTTTGGGACGGTGCGTCGACCTCGAGGTCGCTCTCACCGAAACGGTCGAAATCGACGCCGAGATAGTTCGAGTCGCCTTTCTCCCGGAATCCGGGACTGCGTGACGGGCTATTTGTGTCGACGAGCCGTCCAGTCGCGTATGGTCGTCTTCTGGTCGCGACGAACGGGCCGTCGGGGGTGGTGGCAGTGAACCCGCTACTCGCGTTATCGATCGCGTTGCGACTCGCGGGGACGGGGTACTCGGTCGCGTTGCTGTACCGCAGTGGCGACCGGCGGTTCGCCTTCCTGACCGTAATGGTGGGGCTCATGGCGTCGCGCCAGCTCTGGACGGCACAGACGGCCGGCGGGACAGGACTCGAGGAGTTGCCGGGGCTGGTCGTCAGCGTCCTCGCGGTCGCGACGGTCCACTACCTCGCGCGGTACGTCGCCGAGGAGAGTCGCATCAAGACGGAACTCGAGGAGACGAACGATCGCCTGCGGAGTTTCCGAAAGGCCGTCGAACACGCCGGCCACGCCATCTTCCTGACCGACACCGAGGGAACCATCGAGTACGCGAATCCCGCCGTCGAGGACGTGACAGGGTACGAACCCGACGAAGTCGTCGGGACGAACCCCCGCCTGTGGAAATCCGGCGAGCACGAGGAGGCGTTCTACGAGGACCTCTGGACAACGATCACCGCCGGCGAGGTGTGGGACGGCGAGATCATCAACCGTCGAAAGAACGGCGATCTCTGCTGGGTCGACATGACCATCGCCCCGATCACCGACGCGGACGGCGACGTCGAGCAGTTCGTCGCGGTCGACACCGACGTCACCGACCGCAAGGAGCGCGAACTGCGCATCCGCGAGCAGAAGACGCGCCTCGAGTTGCTGAACACGACCAACGAGGTCATCAGGGATGTCAACCGCGAACTGGTGCAAGCCGACTCGAAAGCGGAGGTCGAGGCGGCGGCCTGCGAGCAGTTCGCCGCGGCCGACCCCTACGAGTCGGCGTGGATCGCGACCCGGAACGTGGTCAACGACGCCGTCCGGGCACAGACGAGTACCGGCGTCGACGACGACACCCTCGAGGCGGTGATCGCGGCGATCAACGACGCCGATCGCGAGACGGCCGTCGACCGGGCACTCGAGACCGACGCGACCCAGGTCGTGGCAGGGACGGACGAGGGCGGCGACCGGTACGCGGCGGTCGACGCGGCCGCCACGGTCGCCGTTCCGCTGTCGTACCGCGGTGCACGCTACGGGGCGCTCGTCGTCCACGCGAGCGATCCCGGCGCTGCCGACGCGGTCGACGTCGACGTCCTCGACGAACTGGGCGAGACCGTCGCGTACGCGATCAACGCCGCCGAGAGCAAGCGGTTGCTCGTGACCGATCGCGTGACCGCGCTCACGTTCCGGCTCACCGCCGGAGACGACCCGCTGGTGGCGCTCGCCGACGACCTCGAGTGCGAACTCGCCCTCGAGCGCCTCTCGTCGAGCGGCGACGGCGACCTCGTCGCGTACGTCACCGTCTGCGAGACCGCCGCAGACGACGTCCTCGAGTACGCGGCCGAAAGCGACGGCGTCGACGACGCACAGGCCGTCTGCGATCGAGACGACGAGTGCCTGTTCCGGTTCGTCGTCACCGGATCGTCGATCGTCGCCACACTCGCGGAACACGGGGCCGTCGTCCGGTCGCTCTCTGCCGACGGCGGCGAAGGGCGGCTCACGGCAGAACTCTCCGAAACAGCCGACGTTCGCAGCGTCGTCGAAGCCGTCTCCGGGTCACACCCGGGTGCCAGCCTCGTCGGACAGCGCGAGCGCGAACGGACGGCGGAGACTCGCGGGGAGTTCCGGACGACACTCGAGGAGCGATTCACCGACCGACAGCGCGAAGCCATCCAGCGTGCCCACTTCGGTGGCTTCTTCGCGTGGCCGCGGGAGTCGAGCGGCGAGGACCTCGCCGAACAGATGGACGTCAGCCAGTCGACGTTCCTCCAGCACCTCCGCGCCGGCCAGCGGAAGGTCTTCGAGGAGATCTTCGACGCCGACGAGGCGACCGACGTCGACCGTCGACGCGGCGTCGCCGCCAGCGCCGACTAAAGATAGGTGTCGCGCATCGTCTCCTCGAGCAACCCGTCGGGATCGAGGACGATGTAGACGAGCACGAACGGCTCCTGCGGGTCGAGCACCCACACCGAGAACGGCGGCGCGGTGGACTCGGCGGCGCGGGCGACCAGCGGCTCGAGGGGTTTGACGCCGTCGCGAAACTCCGCGAAGAGGTCGCGCTGGCCTGGCTGGTCGGCGAAGGTGTAGACGACGCCGTTCGGTTCGTTGTCCGTGCTGTAGGTGACCCGTGAGTTCATCGCCTCGCCCGCCGACCGCGCCTCCTCGAAGCAGGCCTGGGCGGCCTGGAAGATCGGCTCGTCGGTGCGGACGAACCGGAATCGCGTCTCCTCGAGCACCTCGCAGTCGGCGACCGTGGGCGTCTCGTCGTCCCACTCGAGGGACGCCTCTACGCGATTGCCGGGGGTGACGTCCGGCGCGGCGTCCGCCGGAACGTACGTCGGGTCCGCCGACTCGACCTCGAGGAACAGCCACTCGTCGTCGCGTCGTCCCGGGTACACGCGGAACGTACCCGCCGTCGTGGGGAGCATCACCCGCCGGTTGGTCGGGGGGAAGTAAATATGTTCCAGGACGCCCGACGGAGGTCTCGACCCGTCGAGATCGAGACCAGACGATTCATGTCACTCGAGGTGAAACAACCACGCATGGTCACATCTGGACTCCGAAAGCTCTGGTACGGCTGGATGATCGTGCAGGGTCTCGCCGCCGCCGCGAGCCCCCGGCGAAGCCTCGCTCTCAACCTCCGAATCTGGGGCTGTGGCTTCGAGAACGTCGCCGACCTCGAGCCCAGGCCGTGGTACGTCCGGCTGGTTCGCGCCGCTGGCGTCGGACTGGTCGCGGCCGGAATCGCTGGCGTCCTGCTGGAAGACAGAGCCCAGGCCGAACAGATGGCGGAGTCGGAACTCGAGGCGGGCGCGGAGACGGAGACGGAGACCGCGGCCTGACCGGTCCGATCCGACGGACGACTATTTTCGATCTCGGTGACGTCGTCAGCGATTGCGTTCTGCGTCGACCCACTCGCGGAGTTCCTCGGCACCGACGAAGCCGTCCGCGCGGCGTGCGACCGGGTCGCCGTCGGCAAACAGGACCAGCAGGGGGACGCTGCGAACGTCGAAGCGGTCGACGAGCGGCGGATCGTCGCGCGGGTTGACCGTCCCGACGACGGCATCCGTCGAGCGTGCGACGCCGCCGAGCACTGGTTCCATGCTCTGGCAGATGCCACAGCCTTCGGTATAGAACTCCACCAGCACGAGCGGGTGACTCGAGACCAGGTCGTCGAGGTCGTCCTCGTCGGCGAGCGACACCGGTCGGTCGGGCGTGTCCGTCGTGGCGTTCGTATCGTCAGTCACGCGTCGACGTAGGTGTCGGAGCTATCTCTGTGTTTCGCTGACAGACGGTACCACGGAACGATTCGTCTCGTCGACCGTCCCCGAACTCGGTCTACTTGCACGACGGTCGTGTTGCACCACAAGTGACAGCCTCCCGGCAGTATCGGCGACGAGCGACGGCGGCGAGCGACGGCGGCGAGCGGGACGACAGGACGCGCGAAAACGAGGTGGGTCAGTACTTGAGTTCCTTGGGCATCACTTCGACGAACGTTTCGCTTCCACAGACGGCACACGCCTTCGGTTTGCCGTGGCGTGCGTAGACGACCCCACAGCTGTCACACGCGTAAAACGGCCGTCGTTCGTGTTCGCCGGGTCTGGTCATACCGGCCGTACACCGCGTCTCGTCAAATGGGTTTCCCCGGACCCCGACTCGAGTCGGTGAGACGAGGGCGACGACCTCGAGTGCCGTCAGACGGACTACTGTCAGTCATTTCCGGTGCAATCGCAACCGTCCTGCGGTTGCACGGGTAAATCGGTACAGCAGACCGTATCAGGGAACGACGACGAGTTTCCCGAGGAAGCTCTCCGAGAGGACGTCCTCCTGTGCGTCGGCGACGTCCGCCAGGTCGTACGTTCGGTCGACGACCGGTTCGACGTCGCCACGTTCGTACAGCCTGGCGAGACGCTCGAGGACGGCCGCGACGTCGGGCGTGTTGAACATGCTGACGTGGTGGACGGTGAGCGCCTTCCCTCGCGCGGCAGGGACGTTCGGGAACGTCGCCTCGAGGTCCGTGTTACCGATCGCGGCGACGTCCGCGTCGAAGGCCGCGACGCGACAGTCCAGCCCGAGGTAGTCGTCGAGTCGGTGATCGAGGATCGCGTCGGGTGCGCCCGCGGCCTCGATCCGTTCCTCGAGGTCGTCGGCCGCGTAGTCGATTACGGTCTCGGCACCGAGGTCGGCGAGACGGTCGTGGTACTCGGGGGCGGCGGTCGTCGTCACGTCCGCGCCCGTCGCGGCGGCGAGCTGGACGGCGACGTGTCCGACGCCGCCGTTGCCGCCGTGGACGAGCGCCCGCTCGCCGGGCTCGAGGTCGCAGGCGTCGACGAGCGACTGCCAGGCGGTGACGCCGACGAGCGCGCCGGCGGCACCCGTTTCGAAGTCGACCGACGCGGGCAGCGTGGCGGCGAGGTCGTCGGGGACGGCGACGTACTCGGCGCAGGTCCCCGGATCGTCGTTGCCCAGCCCGGTCGCGAACACGCGGTCGCCGGCCTCGAAGTCGGCGTCCGCGCCCGTCTCCTCGA
Protein-coding sequences here:
- a CDS encoding DUF6663 family protein; protein product: MLPTTAGTFRVYPGRRDDEWLFLEVESADPTYVPADAAPDVTPGNRVEASLEWDDETPTVADCEVLEETRFRFVRTDEPIFQAAQACFEEARSAGEAMNSRVTYSTDNEPNGVVYTFADQPGQRDLFAEFRDGVKPLEPLVARAAESTAPPFSVWVLDPQEPFVLVYIVLDPDGLLEETMRDTYL
- a CDS encoding thioredoxin family protein: MTDDTNATTDTPDRPVSLADEDDLDDLVSSHPLVLVEFYTEGCGICQSMEPVLGGVARSTDAVVGTVNPRDDPPLVDRFDVRSVPLLVLFADGDPVARRADGFVGAEELREWVDAERNR
- a CDS encoding bacterio-opsin activator domain-containing protein translates to MNPLLALSIALRLAGTGYSVALLYRSGDRRFAFLTVMVGLMASRQLWTAQTAGGTGLEELPGLVVSVLAVATVHYLARYVAEESRIKTELEETNDRLRSFRKAVEHAGHAIFLTDTEGTIEYANPAVEDVTGYEPDEVVGTNPRLWKSGEHEEAFYEDLWTTITAGEVWDGEIINRRKNGDLCWVDMTIAPITDADGDVEQFVAVDTDVTDRKERELRIREQKTRLELLNTTNEVIRDVNRELVQADSKAEVEAAACEQFAAADPYESAWIATRNVVNDAVRAQTSTGVDDDTLEAVIAAINDADRETAVDRALETDATQVVAGTDEGGDRYAAVDAAATVAVPLSYRGARYGALVVHASDPGAADAVDVDVLDELGETVAYAINAAESKRLLVTDRVTALTFRLTAGDDPLVALADDLECELALERLSSSGDGDLVAYVTVCETAADDVLEYAAESDGVDDAQAVCDRDDECLFRFVVTGSSIVATLAEHGAVVRSLSADGGEGRLTAELSETADVRSVVEAVSGSHPGASLVGQRERERTAETRGEFRTTLEERFTDRQREAIQRAHFGGFFAWPRESSGEDLAEQMDVSQSTFLQHLRAGQRKVFEEIFDADEATDVDRRRGVAASAD
- a CDS encoding NADPH:quinone reductase; this translates as MRAVRYHDHGGPEVLTVDEIDRPQPAADELLVRVEAGAVNPVDTYFREGSYPPGDLPWITGSDVAGVVEETGADADFEAGDRVFATGLGNDDPGTCAEYVAVPDDLAATLPASVDFETGAAGALVGVTAWQSLVDACDLEPGERALVHGGNGGVGHVAVQLAAATGADVTTTAAPEYHDRLADLGAETVIDYAADDLEERIEAAGAPDAILDHRLDDYLGLDCRVAAFDADVAAIGNTDLEATFPNVPAARGKALTVHHVSMFNTPDVAAVLERLARLYERGDVEPVVDRTYDLADVADAQEDVLSESFLGKLVVVP
- a CDS encoding 4Fe-4S dicluster domain-containing protein codes for the protein MSGTDEPLPSVPDDPSREALDAMVDREALDPRDELEKTAYRTDLGIAMAEDARRVGRGELSSEAYWQKYDRAAAAEFGDDYRETPNPAVDHREQTIDDEVAESLSCSVGSMERVAESLEVTAVEESEGGIDEKWGMVIDLQKCVGCDSCTVACKAENRTPPGVTYNVVMEDEHGAYPDVTRTNVPRPCMQCDNPPCVQVCPVSATYKMENGVVNVDYDRCIGCRYCMIACPYGARYFDFGENYDEVDGAGEVQSPEYGVDRGPRTDGESPVGNVRKCSFCTHRLNRGEEPACVETCIGDARNAGDLNDPDSEVSKLADSSRAFQLKEAEGTDPNVYYLK